One part of the Geoanaerobacter pelophilus genome encodes these proteins:
- a CDS encoding L,D-transpeptidase family protein has product MAFSFMAMGATAAESGNAEALETITRLRSIVWGDLLYPEFKSAEDTYAKAREALARKEFQEAERLFRMTILKGAILERKALEANLAEPVADDSNDFSRIVGDDFFYTVRQRDTVRLIAAKFGVSSRNILRLNNLKKGEQLRAGQKLRIVTRRIVPKEVEQGIVINIPDRTMYLFRDGRLESMYPVAVGKPSFKDKKGWHTPTGNFRIVAKLRNPVWRVPSSIQDEMKSQGREVLDEVPPGDANPLGRYALRTSIPGILIHGTNTPASIYGFSSHGCIRVYPDHMEQLYRDVTLRTSGEIVYKPVKLAQNDDGRIFLEVHPDVYDKVKNLEVEAWKVITGNNANGRVDWAKVMKAVNARSGMPEDVTLGPRTHSQAEKITSLAGK; this is encoded by the coding sequence TTGGCCTTCAGTTTTATGGCAATGGGGGCAACTGCTGCTGAATCAGGCAATGCGGAAGCGTTGGAGACCATTACCCGGCTTCGCAGCATTGTCTGGGGTGATCTTCTTTATCCTGAATTCAAGAGTGCAGAGGACACTTATGCAAAGGCCAGGGAAGCTCTGGCGCGAAAAGAGTTTCAGGAGGCGGAGCGGTTGTTTCGCATGACAATCCTGAAAGGGGCCATTCTTGAAAGAAAAGCGCTTGAGGCAAACCTCGCCGAACCTGTAGCCGATGATAGCAATGATTTTTCCCGGATTGTTGGCGATGATTTCTTCTATACGGTTCGCCAACGGGACACCGTACGGCTGATCGCCGCAAAGTTTGGTGTCAGCAGCAGGAATATTTTACGGCTGAATAACTTGAAAAAAGGTGAACAGCTCAGAGCTGGACAGAAGCTGAGGATTGTAACCAGAAGAATAGTCCCTAAAGAGGTTGAGCAGGGGATTGTCATTAATATCCCGGACCGGACTATGTATCTCTTCAGGGATGGCAGGCTTGAATCCATGTATCCGGTCGCTGTCGGCAAGCCTTCTTTCAAGGATAAAAAGGGATGGCACACGCCGACGGGAAATTTTAGGATAGTTGCAAAACTGAGAAACCCGGTCTGGAGGGTGCCGTCATCCATACAAGATGAAATGAAGAGTCAGGGTAGAGAGGTGCTCGATGAGGTGCCACCGGGCGATGCCAATCCCTTGGGGAGGTATGCGCTGCGAACCTCAATCCCCGGCATCCTGATCCATGGGACAAATACACCTGCTTCCATCTATGGATTCAGCAGCCACGGCTGTATCAGGGTTTACCCGGATCATATGGAACAGCTGTACCGGGATGTCACGCTTAGGACCTCCGGCGAAATTGTCTATAAACCGGTAAAACTGGCACAGAATGACGATGGCAGGATATTTTTGGAAGTTCACCCGGACGTCTATGATAAGGTTAAAAACCTTGAGGTCGAGGCGTGGAAAGTCATAACCGGCAATAATGCCAATGGCAGGGTTGATTGGGCAAAGGTGATGAAAGCGGTTAATGCCAGATCCGGTATGCCTGAAGATGTTACCCTGGGGCCAAGAACACATTCGCAAGCGGAAAAGATTACCTCTTTAGCCGGCAAGTAA
- a CDS encoding glutaredoxin family protein, with the protein MPHSIILTVCLISLAFTTTAFAGNAPASKLTVISPTAQTEQNPLVVIYTLSTCPHCKEAKEFLTTNKIPFINREIDTDEEHLSTLIKIYDSMGVPEHKRGVPLLVIGNKIKLQGFNKEKLLNALKEVTPSPK; encoded by the coding sequence ATGCCCCATTCCATTATTCTCACAGTCTGCTTGATATCGCTTGCCTTTACCACGACTGCTTTTGCCGGTAATGCCCCGGCAAGTAAACTGACCGTAATCTCACCAACCGCCCAAACTGAGCAAAACCCTCTGGTTGTCATCTACACACTTTCCACCTGCCCCCATTGCAAGGAAGCAAAAGAATTCCTAACCACCAACAAAATCCCGTTCATCAATCGGGAGATCGATACCGACGAAGAACACCTGTCAACCCTTATAAAAATTTACGATTCAATGGGTGTCCCTGAGCACAAACGCGGGGTACCGCTTCTTGTCATAGGCAACAAAATAAAACTACAAGGGTTCAACAAAGAAAAGCTATTGAATGCCTTAAAAGAAGTAACGCCGTCCCCCAAATGA
- a CDS encoding peroxiredoxin, which produces MVGKPAPDFFLEGVVSTESGKEFKTLSLKDFRDKWLVFFFYPADFTFVCPTEIKGFSDNIDSFRRLNAEIVAVSTDSKWSHLAWIKRGDLGNLKYPLLADFNKVTSRAYGVLDEEKGVALRGLFIVDPQGTLQYQVIHNLDVGRSIEETLRVLEALQSGGLCPLGWKPGQKTLAK; this is translated from the coding sequence ATGGTAGGGAAGCCTGCTCCCGACTTTTTTTTGGAAGGGGTTGTCAGTACTGAATCGGGAAAAGAGTTCAAAACCCTGTCTTTAAAGGATTTTAGAGACAAATGGCTGGTATTTTTCTTTTATCCCGCGGACTTCACATTTGTCTGTCCCACAGAGATCAAAGGTTTCAGCGACAATATCGACTCCTTCAGGCGCTTAAATGCAGAGATTGTGGCTGTGTCTACTGACAGTAAGTGGTCCCATCTTGCCTGGATAAAGAGGGGGGATCTGGGGAACCTTAAGTATCCTCTTCTGGCGGACTTCAACAAGGTGACGTCAAGGGCTTATGGGGTTCTGGATGAAGAGAAGGGGGTTGCGCTGCGAGGGCTTTTCATCGTTGATCCGCAAGGGACGCTGCAGTACCAGGTTATTCATAATCTGGACGTCGGTCGGAGCATAGAAGAGACCCTCCGAGTTCTTGAAGCCCTCCAGAGCGGTGGACTTTGTCCTTTGGGATGGAAGCCCGGACAGAAGACCCTGGCAAAATAA
- a CDS encoding complex I subunit 4 family protein, whose amino-acid sequence MNGYPLLTILIFLPLATGLCLLPVWRCSDKLRQIAMGGALLELLLACLCWPVAQWPQAGAPAGFFLYQDLPWIAEFGIRYTLGMDGISLLLVMLTAFITMVAMLTSRHSITDRPGLHYLLILAMESGIMGVFLSLDLFLFYLFWELMLIPMFFLIGIWGHGRRIYSAIKFFLFTLVGSLLMLLAIIAIYLMHASQTGVHTFNLFSLAGTVVPHAAGLWLYSALLLAFAIKFPIFPLHTWLPDAHTDAPTAGSVILAGLLLKTGAYGLVRFGYPLFPDAAKTLTPLLLTLAVTGILYASWVAFAQRDMKRLVAYSSVGHMGFVALGIAAWTPVALSGAILQMVNHGVTTSALFAMIGMLDERTHSREISDYGGVWGKAPVLAFFFVLFAMASAGLPGLNNFVGEFLILTGSFKISHLAVILGFLGVILPLVYTVRLIQELLFQEERKPLTIPDLSVMECSMLAVMAAIDIYLGLHPAPLLDMLHTPVSILAGGAG is encoded by the coding sequence ATGAACGGCTACCCGCTCCTGACCATCCTGATCTTCCTACCGCTGGCAACAGGACTCTGCCTGCTGCCGGTCTGGCGCTGCAGCGACAAGTTGCGCCAGATCGCCATGGGAGGAGCCCTGCTGGAGCTACTGCTGGCCTGCCTTTGCTGGCCTGTAGCCCAATGGCCTCAAGCCGGCGCCCCAGCCGGCTTCTTCCTCTATCAGGATCTCCCCTGGATCGCCGAGTTCGGCATCCGCTACACCCTGGGAATGGATGGCATCTCGCTGCTGCTGGTCATGCTGACCGCCTTCATCACCATGGTTGCCATGCTGACCTCACGGCACTCGATCACCGACCGGCCGGGCCTCCATTACCTCCTGATCCTGGCCATGGAAAGCGGCATCATGGGAGTGTTCCTCTCCCTCGACCTGTTCCTGTTCTACCTCTTCTGGGAGCTGATGCTGATCCCGATGTTCTTCCTGATCGGTATCTGGGGCCATGGCCGACGGATCTATTCGGCTATCAAATTCTTCCTGTTTACCCTGGTCGGCTCGCTGCTGATGCTCCTGGCGATCATCGCTATCTACCTGATGCACGCCAGCCAGACCGGCGTCCATACCTTTAACCTGTTTAGCCTGGCCGGAACCGTTGTCCCGCACGCTGCCGGTCTCTGGCTGTACAGCGCCCTGCTCCTGGCCTTTGCCATCAAGTTCCCGATTTTCCCGCTCCATACCTGGCTTCCCGATGCCCATACCGACGCCCCGACTGCCGGGAGCGTGATCCTGGCCGGACTGCTCCTGAAAACCGGGGCCTACGGCTTGGTGCGCTTCGGCTACCCGCTGTTCCCGGATGCAGCCAAGACCCTTACCCCGCTGCTGCTGACCCTGGCCGTGACCGGGATCCTCTATGCCTCCTGGGTCGCCTTTGCCCAGCGCGACATGAAGCGGCTGGTCGCCTACTCCAGCGTCGGTCACATGGGGTTCGTGGCGCTCGGCATTGCGGCCTGGACTCCGGTGGCGTTGTCGGGCGCCATACTGCAGATGGTCAACCATGGTGTTACCACCAGCGCTCTGTTTGCAATGATCGGCATGCTGGACGAGCGCACCCATAGCCGTGAAATCAGCGATTACGGTGGAGTCTGGGGCAAGGCTCCGGTCCTGGCTTTTTTCTTCGTTCTTTTTGCCATGGCCTCTGCCGGGCTGCCCGGCCTGAACAATTTTGTCGGCGAATTCCTGATCCTGACCGGCTCGTTCAAGATATCGCACCTGGCGGTCATCCTCGGCTTCCTGGGGGTAATACTGCCGCTGGTGTACACGGTCAGACTGATTCAGGAGCTGCTGTTCCAGGAGGAGCGCAAGCCTCTGACTATCCCGGATCTGTCAGTCATGGAATGCAGCATGCTGGCAGTCATGGCCGCCATTGACATCTACCTCGGCCTGCACCCGGCGCCGCTGCTGGACATGCTGCACACGCCGGTATCGATACTTGCCGGAGGTGCCGGATGA
- a CDS encoding NADH-quinone oxidoreductase subunit J family protein has translation MEQFLFYILAAATVIATIFAITEKHPVHAIVYLVTSFFSLAAIFFLLAAPMIAAFEVIIYAGAVMVLFLFVIMMLDLGHPEKAARPGLGHWLPAMVLGGIIAVSAVTCIAKLMIAPPAGPTIGIKEFSVVLFRKYGIAIEIISMQLLFAVVGALYLGRRR, from the coding sequence ATGGAACAATTTCTTTTCTACATCCTGGCAGCAGCAACTGTTATTGCCACCATCTTCGCCATTACTGAGAAGCATCCGGTGCATGCCATCGTCTACCTGGTGACCTCGTTCTTCTCGCTGGCCGCGATCTTCTTCCTCCTGGCAGCGCCGATGATCGCGGCATTCGAGGTGATCATCTACGCCGGCGCCGTCATGGTGCTGTTCCTGTTCGTGATCATGATGCTCGACCTCGGCCACCCGGAGAAGGCGGCACGTCCGGGGCTCGGACACTGGCTCCCGGCCATGGTGCTTGGCGGCATTATTGCCGTTTCTGCAGTTACCTGCATTGCAAAGCTTATGATTGCCCCACCCGCTGGACCGACAATCGGCATCAAGGAGTTCTCCGTCGTACTGTTCCGCAAATACGGGATAGCGATCGAGATCATCTCCATGCAGTTGCTGTTTGCCGTGGTTGGCGCGCTGTACCTCGGCAGGAGAAGATGA
- a CDS encoding L-lactate MFS transporter, which yields MSQESTNKGWQVTMAGLGINLALGVLYAWSIFKGAIKASIEKGGEGAFTWSLSSINDPYAICCLVFAFAMIVAGKCQDKIGPARTALIGGLLVGSGFTLMSFSNSYAAWVMGFGVLSGAGFGFGYAAATPPALKWFSSTKTGVIAGTVVAGFGLAPVYIAPLSSWLIGAYGIPKSMLFLGIGFTALVCVLSFLLVNPPQGYVPAEPAKDDSKPAAKAVHNATVAEMMRSPKFYLLWVNFFIGAGAGLMVIGSVAGLAKKSMGPMAFVAVAIMAIGNASGRVVAGVLSDKIGRKATLSIMLGFQALLMFAAIPIVGSGSAALLVVAATFIGFNYGSNLCLFPSFAKDYWGFKNYGLNYGTLFTAWGVGGLVMGRVSEMLNAQPGGLNKSFILAGTLCATGTILTFFLREKKAVEVKAPVMVAEPIAVAVED from the coding sequence ATGTCACAAGAATCTACTAACAAAGGTTGGCAGGTGACCATGGCCGGCCTTGGCATTAACCTGGCTCTGGGAGTTCTGTATGCGTGGAGTATTTTCAAGGGCGCCATCAAGGCTTCCATTGAAAAGGGTGGTGAAGGGGCATTCACCTGGAGTCTCTCCTCGATAAACGATCCATATGCCATTTGTTGCCTCGTCTTTGCTTTCGCCATGATCGTTGCCGGTAAGTGCCAGGATAAGATCGGTCCTGCCCGCACTGCTCTCATTGGCGGCCTTTTGGTCGGCAGCGGTTTCACCCTGATGTCGTTCTCTAACAGCTATGCTGCCTGGGTAATGGGATTTGGGGTTCTTTCCGGAGCTGGTTTTGGTTTTGGTTACGCTGCTGCTACCCCTCCAGCCCTTAAATGGTTCTCTTCGACGAAAACCGGTGTTATTGCCGGTACCGTTGTTGCCGGTTTTGGTCTTGCCCCGGTTTACATTGCGCCACTTTCCAGCTGGCTGATCGGCGCTTATGGTATCCCGAAATCAATGCTCTTCCTCGGAATCGGTTTTACCGCCCTGGTTTGCGTACTCTCTTTCCTGCTGGTCAATCCTCCCCAGGGTTATGTCCCTGCTGAGCCTGCCAAAGACGATTCCAAGCCTGCTGCCAAAGCAGTTCACAATGCAACCGTTGCTGAAATGATGCGCTCTCCAAAATTCTACCTCTTGTGGGTTAACTTTTTCATCGGCGCTGGCGCAGGCCTGATGGTTATCGGCAGTGTTGCCGGGCTTGCCAAGAAGAGCATGGGCCCCATGGCGTTCGTGGCAGTGGCAATAATGGCTATCGGTAATGCCAGTGGCCGTGTTGTTGCCGGGGTTCTTTCCGACAAGATCGGCCGTAAGGCTACCCTCTCCATCATGCTCGGTTTCCAGGCACTCCTGATGTTCGCTGCAATTCCGATCGTCGGTTCCGGTAGCGCCGCTCTGCTGGTGGTTGCTGCTACCTTCATCGGTTTCAACTACGGTTCAAACCTCTGCCTGTTCCCTTCATTCGCCAAAGATTACTGGGGATTCAAGAACTACGGTCTTAACTACGGCACCCTCTTCACTGCCTGGGGCGTAGGCGGGCTCGTGATGGGTCGCGTTTCCGAAATGCTCAATGCCCAGCCGGGTGGCCTTAACAAGTCGTTCATTCTTGCCGGTACCCTCTGCGCTACCGGTACGATCCTCACCTTCTTCCTCCGCGAGAAGAAAGCCGTTGAGGTCAAAGCTCCGGTCATGGTTGCCGAGCCGATCGCAGTGGCTGTGGAAGATTAA
- a CDS encoding HU family DNA-binding protein — protein MNKTDLIDKIAAGAGLTKVQAEKAVNSFIAETTAALKAGDKVTLVGFGTFSSVARAARTGRNPQTGKPINIAAKTNGKFTPGKALKDLTAKPAKAPAKAKAPAKKK, from the coding sequence ATGAATAAAACAGACTTGATTGACAAGATTGCAGCAGGAGCCGGGCTTACGAAAGTTCAGGCAGAGAAGGCAGTCAACAGTTTCATTGCTGAGACCACAGCTGCTCTCAAGGCTGGGGACAAGGTTACGCTGGTTGGTTTCGGTACATTCAGTAGTGTGGCGCGTGCTGCCCGTACTGGAAGAAACCCGCAGACCGGCAAGCCGATCAATATTGCTGCCAAGACAAACGGCAAGTTCACCCCCGGCAAAGCCCTGAAGGATCTTACTGCAAAACCTGCGAAGGCACCTGCGAAAGCCAAGGCACCAGCCAAAAAGAAATAG
- a CDS encoding NADH-quinone oxidoreductase subunit N — MTIADLWIAVPLMILAGSALAILLLGAVIPTNLWTGAGIIATVMTAAWVGQTPPLTVAPTLALASTPAARLFIAIFSLTAAAALLISHRDNSDHGINGEEYPATVLFATFGATALSMATNLLIMFLGLEAMTFGFYILVAMDLKREVSAEAGLKYLLMGAVAAAFLAFGIGLHYAGTGSLSLTNALQLAAGNKVAHVGWGFILVGIAFKLSLVPAHLWTPDIYQGAPAPVTAFLSALSKGATVALLLLILPTGDLGAIRPILWWLALLSMVVGNLAALLQTKVRRMLGYSSVAQMGYVALALLSGTAGGYRAAVYYAVAYSVMSLAAFGAIAVIERNGSGEDTEGWRGLGRRSPFAAGTLSLALFALAGVPPTAGFTGKFLIFTAAIKAGEVPLAIIGILTAAVSAYYYLAVVVSLYMHDPGDSAAQSPSPAESVALIATGAAILIIGTFPSPLLRLLAAAFP, encoded by the coding sequence ATGACCATTGCCGATCTCTGGATAGCGGTACCGCTCATGATCCTGGCCGGGAGCGCCCTGGCGATCCTGCTGCTCGGCGCCGTGATCCCCACAAACCTCTGGACCGGAGCCGGAATCATCGCCACAGTGATGACGGCAGCCTGGGTGGGACAAACCCCGCCGCTGACTGTGGCGCCGACACTGGCCCTTGCGTCAACACCTGCTGCAAGGCTGTTCATAGCCATCTTCTCCCTTACTGCCGCTGCAGCGTTGTTGATATCGCATCGCGACAACAGCGATCACGGGATAAATGGCGAGGAGTACCCGGCCACAGTGCTGTTCGCCACCTTCGGCGCAACAGCGCTGAGCATGGCAACCAACCTGCTGATCATGTTCCTCGGACTGGAGGCGATGACCTTCGGTTTTTACATCCTGGTGGCTATGGATCTGAAACGGGAGGTTTCGGCTGAGGCAGGGCTCAAATACCTGCTGATGGGGGCTGTTGCGGCGGCGTTTCTGGCCTTCGGGATCGGGCTCCATTATGCCGGGACCGGTTCCCTGTCGTTGACCAACGCTTTGCAGTTGGCGGCAGGCAACAAGGTTGCCCATGTCGGGTGGGGGTTCATCTTGGTCGGGATCGCCTTCAAGCTCTCCCTGGTACCGGCACACCTCTGGACGCCCGACATTTACCAGGGGGCACCGGCCCCGGTAACGGCCTTTCTGTCGGCACTCTCCAAAGGGGCAACCGTGGCACTGCTGCTGTTGATCCTCCCGACCGGGGACCTCGGCGCCATACGGCCGATCCTCTGGTGGCTGGCTTTGCTGTCGATGGTTGTCGGGAATCTGGCGGCGCTGCTACAGACAAAGGTGCGGCGGATGCTGGGGTACTCATCCGTCGCCCAGATGGGGTATGTTGCTCTGGCCTTGCTTTCAGGCACGGCCGGTGGCTATCGGGCTGCCGTCTACTATGCCGTGGCCTACAGCGTTATGAGCCTGGCGGCGTTCGGCGCCATTGCCGTCATAGAACGCAACGGCTCGGGAGAAGATACCGAAGGATGGCGCGGCCTGGGCCGGCGCAGCCCGTTTGCTGCCGGCACCCTCAGCCTCGCCCTGTTCGCCCTGGCAGGAGTCCCGCCAACAGCAGGCTTTACCGGCAAATTCCTGATCTTCACCGCCGCCATCAAAGCCGGCGAGGTCCCGCTGGCCATTATCGGCATCCTCACCGCCGCGGTCTCGGCCTATTACTATCTCGCGGTCGTGGTCAGCCTCTACATGCATGATCCCGGAGACAGTGCTGCGCAATCTCCGTCTCCGGCCGAATCAGTGGCATTAATCGCGACTGGTGCCGCCATTTTGATCATCGGCACCTTTCCGTCTCCTCTGCTCCGGCTGCTTGCTGCAGCGTTCCCGTAA
- the nuoK gene encoding NADH-quinone oxidoreductase subunit NuoK — MIVPLAHALILAAILFALGLGCVLVWKSNVIMLLIGIEIMLNAAMLVFVAGANHWGAADGQVFSLIIMAMTSAEVSIALAMVVYLHRRKKTVDVDEFRELRDR, encoded by the coding sequence ATGATCGTGCCCCTCGCCCATGCCCTGATCCTGGCAGCCATACTCTTCGCCCTGGGGCTTGGTTGCGTCCTGGTCTGGAAGAGCAACGTCATCATGCTGCTGATCGGCATCGAGATCATGCTGAACGCGGCGATGCTGGTCTTTGTCGCCGGTGCCAACCATTGGGGCGCTGCTGACGGTCAGGTATTCAGCCTGATTATCATGGCAATGACCTCGGCCGAAGTATCCATTGCCCTGGCAATGGTGGTCTATCTCCACCGGCGGAAAAAGACCGTGGATGTCGACGAATTCAGGGAGTTGCGCGACCGATGA
- a CDS encoding Tad domain-containing protein, translating to MDTTYVNIMLVVFLVMAALAIDVGYMYVSDEDLQHTAGLSAMAGAQAIKQGLHARIQADPKELKPVAEDTVQAPARVAAVETAIGDHKAVALIEVPNNNTNNMTTENNITVGFWDAAAKKYTAGGTPVNAIQVRTKRTAESESVGLGEMGSTIAKITGMETVNFNPVAIAAIPAQVRANFAISADLCAGGCAYPNICQIPEKKLSRNEADPNKKTSASGRYAITSMAYPLSGGSSLSDMICGEMPPQDLCGKKIFVAAAAGEEPLRDIESMMYNPKVDSSNKEYDKKTGKLLGWWVIAPVVDALPSDKATGIVELPVSRYALVRISKICATGPAGCAQKGVAFDAPVALCGQESGLYIDRISCVGCGTKEMLQMPGLFPVIVQ from the coding sequence ATGGATACCACTTACGTAAACATCATGCTCGTTGTCTTTCTGGTCATGGCCGCATTGGCAATCGATGTCGGTTACATGTATGTCAGCGATGAGGATTTGCAGCATACGGCCGGGCTTTCTGCTATGGCGGGCGCTCAGGCAATCAAGCAGGGGCTTCACGCAAGGATACAGGCCGATCCCAAAGAGCTTAAACCGGTGGCCGAGGATACCGTACAGGCGCCTGCCAGAGTTGCTGCGGTCGAGACCGCCATCGGTGACCATAAGGCTGTTGCCCTGATCGAAGTTCCCAACAATAATACCAACAACATGACAACGGAAAATAACATTACCGTTGGTTTCTGGGATGCCGCTGCCAAGAAATACACCGCTGGAGGAACTCCGGTTAATGCCATCCAGGTCAGGACAAAGAGGACGGCTGAAAGCGAGTCGGTCGGCTTAGGAGAGATGGGGAGCACCATTGCCAAGATAACCGGCATGGAAACAGTGAATTTCAACCCGGTTGCCATTGCGGCCATTCCGGCACAAGTGCGCGCCAATTTCGCCATTTCCGCCGATCTTTGTGCCGGCGGTTGCGCCTATCCAAACATCTGCCAGATCCCCGAAAAAAAACTGAGTCGCAACGAAGCAGACCCAAACAAAAAAACATCGGCATCAGGCAGATATGCCATTACCTCAATGGCATACCCGCTTTCCGGTGGTTCTTCGCTGTCTGATATGATCTGCGGTGAGATGCCGCCGCAGGACCTGTGTGGCAAGAAGATTTTCGTCGCTGCCGCTGCAGGAGAAGAGCCGCTGCGTGATATCGAATCGATGATGTACAATCCGAAGGTGGACAGCTCGAATAAGGAATACGACAAAAAGACCGGGAAACTGCTCGGCTGGTGGGTTATTGCGCCGGTGGTAGATGCCCTGCCGTCAGACAAAGCGACCGGCATTGTTGAACTGCCGGTCAGTCGCTATGCCCTGGTGCGGATCAGCAAGATCTGTGCAACCGGCCCTGCCGGCTGTGCGCAGAAAGGGGTTGCCTTCGACGCTCCGGTAGCGTTGTGCGGCCAGGAGAGTGGGCTTTACATCGACCGTATTTCCTGCGTCGGTTGCGGCACCAAGGAGATGCTGCAGATGCCGGGTCTGTTCCCGGTTATCGTGCAATAG
- the nuoL gene encoding NADH-quinone oxidoreductase subunit L, which translates to MRLCLELIILLPLAGAVVNALFGRNLPRRVSEITACGVVWGSFCAAVAALFSYSSPATIEIASWLSDFEFKAPLTLYLDPLALSLVLMITFVCGLIHIYAVAYMTEDPCHVRFFALLNLFVSSMLLLVLAGNLPLMYMGWEGVGLCSYGLIGFWYREEKNATAGRKAFIVTRIGDTALLIALVWLFELCGTESIPELNALAGTLPSGAVTVIGFLILLGAMGKSAQLPLSVWLPDAMAGPTPVSALIHAATMVTAGVYLLMRLFPFISGSPELLAGIAITGGVTAFYGATCAVAQRDLKRVLAYSTISQIGYMFLGVGAGSVSAATFHLIVHAFFKALLFLGAGCVINALHHEQDIYRMGGLRRALPATFWPFLAGAACLAGIPPSGGFFSKDGILAAAWGQGGPVYSTLFGLGLVTALLTSFYSFRMLYLVFGGEQQRTTHGVSRIMEWILVPLALLGLLGGFFNLPAYFGTGILSGFLEPLTGTLPAHLSHGSELALQGVAAIVAVWGIALAHYRYGGERRNARVADMDNRATWLRSFCLNGWYLDRLYGLLLVRPYQRLAGILWEQVDEGAIDGSLDRFATFLGRAGRFLGSWGGGRVSAYLFSMAAGAALVIAYLAWVMA; encoded by the coding sequence ATGAGACTCTGCCTGGAACTGATAATCCTGCTGCCGCTGGCCGGCGCCGTTGTTAATGCGCTGTTCGGCAGGAATCTGCCGCGCCGGGTATCGGAAATCACTGCCTGCGGTGTGGTTTGGGGGAGTTTTTGCGCTGCGGTCGCCGCGCTGTTCTCCTACAGTAGCCCGGCAACCATCGAGATCGCCTCGTGGCTCTCGGATTTCGAGTTCAAGGCGCCGCTCACCCTGTACCTCGACCCGCTCGCCCTGTCGCTGGTTCTGATGATCACCTTTGTCTGTGGCCTGATCCATATCTATGCCGTTGCCTATATGACCGAAGACCCTTGCCATGTCAGGTTCTTCGCCCTGCTCAACCTGTTCGTCTCCTCGATGCTGCTGCTGGTGCTTGCCGGCAACCTGCCGCTGATGTATATGGGCTGGGAAGGGGTTGGGCTCTGCTCCTACGGGTTGATCGGCTTCTGGTACCGGGAGGAAAAGAACGCCACTGCCGGACGCAAGGCGTTTATTGTGACCCGGATCGGCGACACCGCCCTGCTGATCGCCCTGGTCTGGCTTTTTGAGCTGTGCGGCACAGAGTCGATCCCGGAACTGAACGCGCTGGCAGGGACACTGCCAAGTGGAGCAGTAACCGTCATCGGTTTCCTGATCCTGCTGGGCGCCATGGGCAAATCAGCGCAGCTGCCGCTGTCGGTGTGGCTGCCGGACGCCATGGCCGGGCCGACGCCGGTTTCGGCGCTGATCCATGCCGCAACCATGGTAACGGCCGGGGTATACCTGTTGATGCGGCTGTTTCCGTTCATCAGCGGCTCGCCGGAACTGTTGGCCGGCATTGCCATTACCGGCGGGGTCACCGCCTTTTACGGGGCGACGTGCGCTGTGGCGCAGCGCGACCTGAAGCGGGTACTCGCCTACTCCACCATCAGCCAGATCGGCTACATGTTCCTGGGGGTAGGTGCCGGCAGCGTTAGCGCAGCCACCTTCCACCTGATCGTCCATGCCTTTTTCAAGGCGCTGCTGTTCCTGGGGGCCGGGTGTGTGATCAATGCGCTGCACCATGAACAGGATATCTATCGGATGGGTGGCCTGCGGCGTGCCTTGCCGGCGACTTTCTGGCCGTTTCTTGCCGGCGCCGCCTGCCTGGCCGGGATTCCCCCCAGCGGCGGTTTCTTCAGCAAGGACGGCATCCTGGCAGCGGCCTGGGGCCAGGGAGGGCCGGTCTACAGCACCCTCTTCGGACTGGGGCTGGTGACCGCCCTGCTGACATCGTTCTACAGTTTCCGGATGCTCTACCTGGTGTTCGGTGGGGAGCAGCAGAGGACAACCCATGGCGTTTCCCGCATCATGGAATGGATACTGGTGCCACTGGCGCTGCTGGGTCTGCTCGGCGGATTCTTCAATCTCCCGGCCTATTTCGGTACCGGCATCCTCTCCGGCTTCCTGGAGCCGCTCACCGGCACTCTGCCCGCTCACCTCTCGCACGGTTCGGAACTGGCGCTGCAAGGGGTTGCCGCCATCGTCGCCGTCTGGGGGATCGCCCTCGCCCATTACCGTTACGGCGGCGAACGGCGAAACGCCAGGGTTGCCGACATGGACAACCGTGCGACCTGGCTTCGCTCGTTCTGTCTCAACGGCTGGTATCTGGACCGGCTCTACGGCTTGCTGCTGGTGCGTCCGTACCAGCGGTTGGCTGGAATCCTCTGGGAGCAGGTCGATGAAGGAGCCATTGACGGCTCGCTGGACCGCTTCGCAACCTTCCTCGGTCGTGCCGGCCGATTTCTGGGGAGCTGGGGGGGCGGCAGGGTCTCGGCCTACCTCTTCAGCATGGCGGCGGGCGCTGCGCTGGTGATCGCCTACCTGGCGTGGGTGATGGCATGA